A genomic segment from Necator americanus strain Aroian chromosome III, whole genome shotgun sequence encodes:
- a CDS encoding hypothetical protein (NECATOR_CHRIII.G12621.T2): MESLITIVWWSNSAQLRLDATLNDSWIARDEAPGRKRKFWTDVVKENLRKLGVDRRFRRDVRFRRIWNSDEWIDSVQALAEDREGPVELCSRTTHFGEDAVIALCADISPPIKSKKIPFSPPYISDSKSRAVRKCLRKAVLENDVRVVEIPPANLKGQLVRNGAYDRLCTTPSYVVCPSGREGDYMVSGVVSYYVAACAVTII; encoded by the exons atggaatctttgattACAATAGTCTGGTGGAGCAATTCGGCTCAGCTTCGTCTAGATGCAACTTTGAACGACTCCTGGATCGCAAGAGAC GAggcacctggccgaaaacggaagttctggactgacgTGGTGAAAGAGAACCTGAGGaaactcggcgtggataggcggttcaggcgagacgtgaggtttcgcagaatatggaatagcgacgagtggattgattctgtgcaagctctcgcagaagatcgagaaggcccggtagagctgtgttcaaggacgacacatttcggcgaagatgcggtaATTGCGTTATGCgctgacatcagcccgccgattaagtcaa AAAAGATCCCGTTCAGTCCACCTTACATATCTGATAGTAAGAGCAGAGCTGTGCGGAaatgtctacgaaaagcggttctagagaatgacgtgagggttgtggaaatacctccggCGAACCTCAAGGGTCAACTGGTACGTAATGGtgcgtatgatcgactctgcacaactcccagctacGTGGTTTGCCCTTCTGGCAGAGAAGGTGATTACATGGTATCAGGAGTGGTATCGTATTACGTGGCAgcttgtgcggtgacgattatatag